The following proteins are encoded in a genomic region of Verrucomicrobiaceae bacterium:
- a CDS encoding DUF3341 domain-containing protein, whose translation MSTILKRVHGYLAEFDNVQDLYHAAEQVRDAGYNRWDVHSPFPIHGMDEAMGNPRSILPKFVFIGGITGTTIAFILQTVTQTNFWQSIGLGFIQKIVETYPTVVQGKPTDIWTLPAFFPVMFELTILFSAFTTLFGLLALIGLPRWNHPLFASKRFAKFSDDGFFVCIEARDPKFTQEGTKALLEKAGGKNIELVEDEI comes from the coding sequence GTGAGTACGATCCTCAAACGAGTTCACGGCTACTTGGCGGAGTTCGACAACGTCCAAGACCTCTACCACGCGGCCGAGCAGGTCCGCGACGCGGGCTACAACCGCTGGGACGTGCATTCGCCCTTCCCGATCCACGGCATGGATGAGGCCATGGGCAATCCGCGCAGCATTTTGCCGAAATTCGTGTTCATCGGTGGCATCACCGGCACCACCATCGCCTTCATCCTCCAGACCGTCACGCAGACGAATTTCTGGCAGAGCATCGGCCTCGGATTCATCCAGAAAATCGTCGAAACCTACCCCACGGTCGTTCAGGGCAAGCCCACGGACATCTGGACGCTGCCGGCCTTCTTCCCGGTAATGTTTGAGCTGACGATCCTCTTCTCTGCTTTCACCACGCTGTTCGGTTTGCTGGCCCTCATCGGCCTGCCACGCTGGAACCACCCGCTGTTTGCCTCCAAGCGCTTCGCAAAATTCTCTGATGACGGCTTCTTCGTCTGCATCGAGGCCCGCGACCCGAAATTCACCCAGGAAGGCACCAAAGCCCTGCTGGAAAAAGCGGGCGGTAAAAACATCGAACTCGTGGAGGACGAAATCTAA
- a CDS encoding cbb3-type cytochrome c oxidase subunit I has product MTSDPSNTDQDSVADNQRRAAIDKSVRGPVLFLFLNGAFWLMLSTILGVLAAVRLVAPDFLGGCEWTTYGRLQPVHMNALVYGWGVQAALGIMLWIMARRSGQELRSGKSLLIAAGVFWNVTLTLGLLSVLMGKSTSMEWMEMPKFVWPVLLLGFLCYAWPIARMFGRAFRPEGFMVSTWYILGACFWFVWIYVTANVALHCIPSGLGAIGAGINAWFVHGMILMFFVPVGVGAAYYFIPKITGQPIASAQLASSGFWALAILGGWTGMQRYMGGPLPSWMVSVGACAGVLLLIPVGLVGLNHHLTTLGKHDAVSTSPTLRFIFFGSLFYPVSGIILALISAFYTGSAMQFTQAWYAYQTVAVYGFFSMCAFGAIYYITPRLTGCEWLSVRLIRNHFWFSVYGVATIVIMGIVAGIQQGDDMNNPDNWNLDFMNHVINSRPYVVARAVAWALISFSNVLFLLHLLLMVAGLGRRSNAPTLLTRDHGHDDTASASISHATHA; this is encoded by the coding sequence ATGACCTCAGATCCCTCCAACACCGACCAGGATAGCGTCGCAGACAATCAGCGCCGCGCCGCGATCGACAAGTCCGTCCGTGGGCCTGTGCTGTTCTTGTTCTTGAACGGCGCCTTTTGGCTCATGCTCTCCACCATCCTCGGAGTGCTAGCTGCCGTGCGGCTCGTCGCCCCAGACTTCCTCGGTGGCTGCGAATGGACCACCTACGGCCGCCTCCAGCCCGTGCACATGAATGCCCTCGTCTATGGCTGGGGTGTGCAGGCCGCTCTGGGTATCATGCTCTGGATCATGGCCCGCCGCAGTGGCCAGGAGCTTCGCAGTGGCAAGAGCCTCCTCATCGCCGCAGGCGTCTTTTGGAATGTGACCCTCACGCTCGGCCTCCTCAGCGTCTTGATGGGCAAGAGTACCTCCATGGAATGGATGGAAATGCCGAAATTCGTGTGGCCCGTGCTGCTTCTCGGCTTCCTCTGCTATGCTTGGCCCATCGCACGCATGTTTGGCCGCGCTTTCCGCCCAGAGGGCTTCATGGTCAGCACCTGGTATATCCTCGGAGCCTGCTTCTGGTTCGTCTGGATCTACGTCACGGCTAATGTGGCTCTGCACTGCATCCCAAGCGGCCTCGGAGCCATCGGCGCGGGCATCAATGCCTGGTTCGTCCATGGCATGATCCTGATGTTCTTCGTCCCCGTCGGTGTCGGTGCGGCCTACTACTTCATCCCGAAGATCACTGGCCAGCCCATCGCATCCGCGCAGCTCGCGAGCAGCGGATTTTGGGCGCTCGCCATCCTCGGTGGCTGGACGGGCATGCAGCGCTACATGGGCGGCCCGCTTCCCTCCTGGATGGTTAGCGTCGGAGCCTGTGCAGGCGTGCTTTTGCTGATCCCGGTCGGACTCGTCGGTCTGAACCACCACCTCACCACCCTCGGCAAGCACGACGCCGTCTCCACCAGCCCCACGCTGCGCTTCATCTTCTTTGGATCACTTTTCTACCCAGTCAGCGGCATTATTTTGGCCCTGATCAGCGCCTTTTACACCGGCAGCGCCATGCAGTTCACCCAGGCATGGTATGCGTATCAAACGGTCGCTGTGTATGGCTTCTTCAGCATGTGCGCTTTCGGTGCCATCTACTACATCACACCGCGTCTGACTGGCTGTGAGTGGCTCAGCGTCCGCCTCATCCGCAATCACTTCTGGTTCAGCGTCTATGGCGTGGCCACCATCGTCATCATGGGCATCGTTGCCGGCATCCAGCAGGGCGATGACATGAACAATCCAGACAACTGGAACCTCGACTTCATGAACCACGTCATCAACAGCCGCCCCTACGTCGTCGCGCGTGCGGTGGCCTGGGCACTCATCAGCTTCTCGAACGTGCTCTTCCTCCTCCATCTCCTGCTCATGGTCGCCGGTCTCGGTCGCCGTAGCAATGCCCCCACGCTCCTCACCCGTGACCATGGTCACGATGACACAGCCTCCGCCTCCATTTCTCACGCCACGCACGCATGA
- a CDS encoding c-type cytochrome, with protein MKYFFLSYLFIAAILVSAFGTRGSKSEQPPIEILDDMDHQAKIKYQAASEFFADGRGARIPVKGTVPMGFEIPAKPAVDGEKPARIAFTNGTNYYHTGKMGDFYGDGIPAEITSDPLVFNDAFIKRGEQRYGIHCAICHGASGTGKGVTSKFGILTAFNFQQAGNTDPTNAAAYRADGAIFDAITNGKGLMGGYGGNITLRDRWAIIAYIRTLQQAAKDSGATLQ; from the coding sequence ATGAAGTACTTCTTTCTCAGCTACCTCTTCATCGCAGCGATCCTCGTGAGCGCCTTTGGCACTCGCGGATCCAAGTCCGAGCAGCCCCCCATCGAAATCCTCGATGACATGGACCACCAAGCGAAGATCAAATACCAGGCCGCCAGCGAATTCTTCGCTGACGGACGCGGTGCCCGCATCCCCGTCAAAGGCACGGTGCCAATGGGCTTCGAAATCCCGGCCAAACCGGCTGTGGATGGCGAAAAGCCCGCCCGCATCGCCTTCACCAACGGCACCAACTACTACCACACCGGCAAGATGGGTGACTTCTACGGCGACGGCATCCCCGCAGAGATCACTAGCGACCCGCTGGTCTTCAACGACGCCTTCATCAAGCGCGGTGAGCAGCGCTACGGCATCCATTGCGCCATTTGCCACGGGGCAAGCGGCACGGGCAAAGGCGTGACGAGCAAGTTCGGCATCCTCACCGCCTTCAACTTCCAGCAGGCTGGCAACACCGATCCGACCAACGCCGCCGCCTACCGCGCCGATGGAGCCATCTTTGATGCCATCACCAACGGCAAAGGCCTCATGGGCGGCTACGGCGGCAACATCACGCTTCGCGACCGCTGGGCCATCATCGCCTACATCCGCACCCTCCAGCAGGCGGCCAAAGATTCTGGCGCCACCCTCCAATAA